The genomic interval CGAGGCCGGTGCGCTGGCACGGGCGTCAGGCGTGGACGCGTTACAGCTGCACGGTTCCTATCCACGGGCGGCCTTCGACGAACTGGCGGGCCTGCGGCTGCTGCGGGCGACCGCGCTGACCGCCGACACGGACGTGCGCACCGGCGCCTACGGCGAGGAGTGGCTGTTGCTCGACTCCCCCGTCGCCGGGTCCGGCGAACGCTGGGATCTAGGAGCGCTCGATGACGCGCGCCCGAGCGGGAATTGGCTGCTCGCGGGCGGACTGACGCCCGCGAATGTGCGCGCGGCGATCGCCGCCGCGCGGCCGTGGGGCGTGGACGTGTCCAGCGGCGTGGAGTCCAGCCGGGGCGTGAAGGACCACAACCTGATGCGCGAGTTCGTGACGGCCGCGCGGCAGCTGCCTCCGGACGGCCGCGCGGCAGCGCCCTCAGGACTCGACGCGGTCCAGTAGCCAGCGCGGACCGACGGTAACGGCCCCCAGCGCCTCGACCCGATCCCGCAGTTCGCGATCCGCGGTCACCACGATGATGGATCGCCTGCTGTCGGCTTCGACCGCTTGTGCCACCACCCGGACGATCGCGTCGTCCCCGGACCCATCGGCCGCCACCACCCGGAGCACATCGGATTCCGGTGCGTCACTGGCGATCGCCGCCTTCGCCGCCCCCTCGAGCACGACCACCACATCGCCGGGATGCTCGGTCAACGTCGCGATCTTCGACAGCAAACGCCGAGCCGCCCCAGCCCGATCCCGCCACCACCCATCGGGTTTGGCGCCCACCACATTCGCCCCGTCCACCACGATCAACTGCGTCCGCTCGTTCGCCACCTCACCAGTGTCCTCGAAACGGACTCGGCGGGTGGCGGCAACGCGTCAGCCGGCGCGGGTGGGGATGTCGGAAAGCGCGGCGCGGCGGCGAAAGGCGTTGACGCGCTTGCCGATCACGCCCTGGTGCGGCGCGAAGAGGTAGACGAGCGTGAAGACGGCGCCCTGAACGAGGACGACCATCGCGCCGGGGGCAGTGTCGAGGTGGTAGCTGAGATAGAGGCCGGTGACCGAGCAGGTGGCCGACACCATGGGCGCGATCAGGAGCATGCGGCCGAAGCGGTCGGTCAGCAGGTAGGCCGTGGCGCCCGGGATGATCAGCATGGCCACCACCAGGATGACGCCGACGGCCTGCAACGCCAGCACCGCGGTCAGCGCCAGCAGCCCCAGCAGCGCCGCACCCAGAATGCGCGGTCGCAGACCCAGGGCGTGCGCGTGGACGGGGTCGAACGCGTAGAGGGTGAAATCGCGTCGCCGGAGAACCAAGGCCACCAAGACGATTGCGGCGAGAATGGCGACTTGCAGCAGTTCGGAACGGCTGACCCCGAGCAGGTTGCCGAAGATGATGTGGTTGAGATCGGTCTGACTCGGCGTCACCGAGACCAGTACCAGCCCGAAGGCGAACAGCGTGGTGAAGACGATCCCGATGGCGGCGTCCTCTTTCACCCGGCTGGTGCTGCGCACGACCCCGATCAGCGCCACGGCGAGGAAACCGAAGAGGACCGCGCCGACCGCGAACGGCGCGCCGACGATGTAGGCCAGTACGACACCCGGCAGCACCGCGTGCGACACCGCGTCACCCATCAGCGACCAGCCGATCAACACCAGCCAGCAGGACAGCACCGCGCACACCACGGCCGTGATCACGCAGGTGATCAGGGCGCGGACCATGAAGTCGTAACCGAGCGGCTCGATCAGGAATTCGGCAGGAGTCATGGTCAACCGGCCTTCGGGAGGTTGTCCGCATCGCGGTCCAGGACGTCGATGCCGAAGGCGCGCGCCAGGTTTTCCGGTCGCAGCACCTCGTGCGGATCGCCGTGGGCCAGCACGCCGCGCATCAGCAGGACCGCGTCGTCGGCGAGGTTCGGCAGCGAGTGCAGATCGTGGGTGGAGATCAGGACCGCCGCGCCGTCAGCCGCCAGTTCTCGCAGCACTCCCGTGATGGTGGCCTCCGAGCGTTTGTCCACACCGGCGAACGGTTCGTCGAGCAACAGGATGGTGGCCCCCTGGGCCAGACCGCGGGCGACGAACGCGCGTTTACGCTGACCGCCCGAGAGCTGCCCGATCTGCCGGTGCGCCAGATCGGTCAGTTCCACGCGTGCCAGAGCGTGGGCCACCGCTTCGCGGTCGGCGCGACGCGGGCGCCGGGTGAATCCCATGTGCCCGTAGCGGCCGGTCATGACGACGTCGTGCACCGAGAGCGGGAAGCTCCAGTCGACGTCCTCGCTCTGCGGGACGTAGCCGAGCTTGCCCGCCCGGCGGGCCGCCGTGTGTGAGCCGCCGTCGATGCGGACGGTCCCGCGATCCGGGTCGGCCAGGCCCATAATGGTTTTGAACAGCGTGGACTTGCCGGAGCCGTTCATGCCGACCAGACCGCAGATCCGGCCGTGCCGCACGGTGATCGAAACATCCTCCAGCGCAAGCACTTCGCCGTAGTGCACGGTGACGGCGTCGACTTCGATCGCGATGGTCATGGTTGCCTGCCTGTCAGCGCGGTGGTGATGGTCTCGGCGTCGTGCCGGATCAGATCCAGATAGGTGGGCACCGGTCCGCCCGCCTCGGAGAGCGAGTCGACGTACAGGGTGCCGCCGAACCGGGTCCCGGTGGCTTCGACGACCCGTTGCATCGGGGCATCGGAGACAGTGGATTCGCAGAACACCGCGGGCACCTTGTTGCCGCGGACGAATTCGATGACCGAGGCGATCTGCTGCGGCGTCGCCTGCTGTTCGGCGTTGACAGCCCACAGGTACTTCTCGGTGAGGCCGGCGTCGCGCGCCAGGTAGGAGAACGCGCCCTCACAGGTGACCAGGGCCCGCTCGTTGGGCGGTAGCACCGCGAGGGTGGTGGTGAGATCGGTGTGCACCTGCCGCAGTTTCGCCTTGTAGGCGTCGCCGTTGGCGCGGAAGTCGGCGGCTTGCGCCGGATCGAGTTTCTCGAACGCGCGCACCATATTGTCCACGTAGATCTGGACGTTCAGCGGGGACATCCAGGCGTGCGGATTCGGTTTGCCCTGGTAGGCGTCCGCACCGATGGCGATCGGGGTGACACCGTCGGTGACCACCGCGTGCTCGACATCCACATCGCCCACGAACTGGGCGAACCAGGCCTCCAGATTCAGCCCGTTGTCCAGGATGAGGTCGGCTCGGGCGGCGGTGCGAATATCGCCGGGGGTCGGCTCGTACCCGTGGATTTCCGCGCCCACCTTGGTGATCGACTCCACCGTCAGGTGCTCTCCGGCGACATTGCGGGCGATATCGGCCAGCACGGTGAAGGTCGTCAGCACCATCGGCTTCCCGTCCCGGGCGGAGTCGCTACCGCAGGCCGTGAGCGCGAAGCAGACGACGATGGTCGCGGCGAGCGCGCGCAACTGGACACGCCGGAAACGATTCCACCAAACCTTCATACGCCTGAATGATAAGTTCGGTTAACCTAACTTACAAGTCCCGGTGTTACGAACAGACCGTCCGGAACGAACCTCAGCCCCGCTACCAGGCATTTACCGGAACCGTCGATCCAAACGTCAGCGCGCGACGATGCCCGCCGCCCGAGCCGCGTGCAACCAGTCGGCGAACTCGCCGAGGAGCCGCTCGTACAGCTCGGCGTCGTCCATCCGGTCGATGTCATCGGCGGTGAAGAAGCCCACGTTGTCGACCACGCGGCCCGCCATCTCGTCGAGATTGCCCAGAACGCCGTAATTGGCCTTGCCCAAGCCGACGAACTGCCAGAACGCGGGCAACCGCGCCGCCTCCCGCATCAACTCGGTGATCTCCCTCTTCTGCTTGAAACCACCGTCGGTGAAGAACAGCACCAGGGTCGGCTCATCGCCGGGCCGGAGCGTGTCGATCACGGTGCGCATGATCGGCAGTTCGTCGTTGCGCAGACCGAGCGGGTCGTACTCGATGCCCCCGTGCGTGCCGGTCAGGTGCAGATAGGTCCGCGACCACTGCTCGCTGCCGGCGACGGTGACATCCGGGAGCTTCGCGAAATGCAGCGCGTAGAGGTAGGCCTCCAGGGTTCCGTCGTCGTCGAGTTGTATCGCGATCGGAATCATCCGATCGACCACCCGGTGCACGACCTCGGTGTGGTACTGCTTGGCGATACTGCCGGTCTTGTCGATCACCAGGACGACCCGGGCGCGGACGTCACGGACGTTGCGACTGTGCAACACCTCCACCACCGCGCGTTTGCGCAGATCGAGTCGACCGCGCCGCTCCGGAGACAGTTCGGCTTCGCCTGGCACGGTACGGATTTCGACTGTTTCGGGTCCCTCGTCATCGACGCTGATGCCGTGATCGGTGACGAAGTCGGCGAAACCGCCCGCGTACCCCTGGCCGACGGCCCGCACCTTCCAGCCGGGATCACGGCGGTAGAACTCGAGTGCGATGACCACCGATTCCGCGCCCAGCCCTTCGATCCGGTAGTCGTACAGCACGTTTCCGGCCGCATCCTCGACGGTGACGGCCGGTGCGCCGAACTGCCCGAAGGTGGCGCCGGCATCCGCCGAGGTGAGCACCGCGCGCACCTGCGCGATGTCGGCGGGCACCTCGTCCAGCGAAACGTCCAGCGCCGCGGACGGTCCCGCGCGCAGCTCGACGCCCGGCGCGGCCGGTTGATTGAAGAACACGAAATCCGCGTCGGAGCGCGCCTTGCCCGACGCGATCACCAAGAGCGCCGACAGGTCCGTGGCCGCGTCCGTCCGGACCGACACCACCACCCGGGACGTTGCCAAGGGGGCGTTCTGCCCTTTGCGCAGTACGTTGCTCACCGACATTCTCCGATCGCGATCGCGCCAGCGTAGGCCAGTGCCGCCGAGCCCGCTATCGGTGCCGCAAGAGGCGGTCCTACCGAGCGGGACTGGTGCTTGACCGGCGACGGTTCGGCTGCCACCTTGTCGGAAACTCGGGTGACCCTGGGCCCGAGGGGTTTTCGGATCGGAGCGTGCTCGATGGGATTTTTGCAGCCCGACCTTCCGGTGGTCGACCTGGTGGAGTGGCGGAAGGGCACCCGGGGGGAGCGGATTCGGCCGATGGCTCGGCACTGGGCCGAGGTCGGATTCGGAACGCCGATCGCTTTGCATCTGTTCTACGTGGGCAAGGTGCTGCTGTATGTGCTCGGCGCCTGGCTGATCGCGTTGTCCACCAAGGGCATCGACGGGTTCACCCAGGTCGGGGACTGGTGGTCGGAGCCGATCGTCTTCCAGAAAGTCGTGTTGTACACGCTGCTGTTCGAGGTGGTCGGCCTCGGATGCGGGTTCGGTCCGTTGAACAACCGGTTCTTTCCGCCGCTGGGATCGATCCTGTATTGGTTGCGGCCCGGCACGATTCGGCTGCCATCCTGGCCCGGTCGGGTGCCGCTGACCAAGGGCGACACCCGAACACCGGTGGACGCCGTGCTGTACGCGGCGCTGCTGGCGGTGACCGCGGTGACGCTGTTCGCCGACGGCACCGGTGCGCGCCCGGAACTGGACACGACGGTGGGGCTGCTGCCGGTGGCTCCGGTCGTGGTGATCCTGGCCCTGCTCGCGGTCCTCGGGCTGCGGGACAAGGTGATCTTCCTGGCCGCGCGCGGCGAGGTGTACGCCACGCTGACGGTCGCGTTCCTGTTCGGTGCGGATCTCATCGTCGCCGCGAAGCTGGTTTTCGTGGTGATCTGGATGGGCGCGGCGACCTCGAAACTGAACAAGCACTTCCCGTTCGTGGTCTCGACGTTGATGTCGAACAGTCCGGTGCTGCGGTGGAAGCCGTTGAAGCGCAAGTTTTTCGAGAGTTTCCCGGATGATCTGCGCCCCGGCCGCTGGTCCCGGGTGGTCGCGCACAGCGGCACGGCGGTCGAGATGCTCGCTCCCCTGGTGCTGTTGTTCAGCCCCGGCGGCCTGCCCACGGCGATCGCGGCCGCCGTACTGGTGCTGTTCCATCTGATGATCCTGACGGCCATCCCGATGGGCGTGCCGCTGGAGTGGAACGTCTTCATGATCTTCGGCGTGCTGAGTTTGTTCGTCGCGCATGCCGATCTTGGGCTGGGCGATCTCCAGTATCCGCTGCCGGTGGCGCTGTTGATCGTGCTGATCGCGGGCATCGTGCTCGCGGGCAACATGTTCCCGCGCAAGATCTCCTTCCTGCCCGGCATGCGCTACTACGCCGGTAACTGGGATACCACCCTGTGGTGCGTCAAGCCCTCGGCCGCCGCGAAGATCGAGCAGAACCTGGTCGCGGTGGCCAGCATGCCGCAGGCCCAGCTGGCACGCTTCTACGGCAAGGACCGCATGGAGATCCCGCTGTTCATGGGATATGCCTTCCGCGCCATGAACACCCACGGCCGCGCCCTGTTCACCCTCGTGCACCGCGCCATGGCCGACGGCGACGAGTCCGACTATGTCCTCACCGACGGCGAACGTCTGTGCAGCACCGCCGTCGGCTGGAACTTCGGCGACGGCCACATGCACAACGAGCAACTCATCGCCGCCATGCAGCGCCGGTGCCATTTCGAACCGGGCGAGGTGCGCGTCGTCCTGCTCGACGCGCAGCCGATCCATCGAGGGACGCAACAGTATCGGCTGGTGGACGCCGCCACCGGCGAATTCGAGCGCGGTGAGGTCCGCGTCGCCGACATGGTCACCCGGCAACCGTGGCAGGACGATGTCCCGGTACGCGTGCTATCCGATCCAGGCGCCGACCGCGAGGAACAGGCACGTGAGCGCGAACAGGATGCCCAGTAGCGGGGCGACGAATCGCACGTAGCGGTCGTAGCGAACCTTCGCCAGGGCGAGACCGCCGGTGACCACGGCGGTGGTCGGGGTGACCAGGTTGGCCCAGCCGGAGGCGGACTGCCAGGCGGTGACCACCAGGGAGCGCGGCACATTCGCGAAGTCCGCGAGCGGGGCCATGACCGGCATGGCGAGGGTGGCGTGGCCGGAAGTGGACGGGATCAGCAGGGCCAGTGGAATGTTCACCAGGTAGACGGCGATGGCGAACAGGGCCGAGGAGGTGCCGGTGACCACGCCCTCCAGGGCGTGCAGGACGGTGCTGGTGATCTGGGTGTTGTTCATGATGACGGTGACGCCGCGAGCCAGGACGATCACGAGGCCGGCCCCGACGAAATCGCTGAAGCCCTTGCCGATGGCCTCGGTCATCCGGGCCTCCCCCAGGCCGCCGACGAGTCCGGCCAGCACCGCGCCGACCAGGAACAGCGCGGTGAGTTCGGGAAAGAACCAATCCAGTTGCCAGGCGAAGGATTCCGCTTCCGGTCCGTGGATGACCTCGGCCCAGGGAATGATCGAGAAGATCATGAACGCGAAGGTGAGCGCGACCAGCCACAGCACGACGCGCTGCCGGCCGGTCATCGGATCCGGTTGGTGCTCATCGGCTTTCACGTCCCGGTCGCCGGGCAGCCAGCCGGACCAGGACTTGTCCGGATCCGCCTGGACGCGGCGCGCGTACCAGAGCACATAGGCGATGGTGGCGGTGGTGAGCACCACGAGCATGGCCA from Nocardia goodfellowii carries:
- a CDS encoding phosphoribosylanthranilate isomerase; its protein translation is MFVKLCGLRTEEDVVTAVAAGADAVGFVLTASPRRISAERARRLVADVPSHVLSVGVVHGIPAAEAGALARASGVDALQLHGSYPRAAFDELAGLRLLRATALTADTDVRTGAYGEEWLLLDSPVAGSGERWDLGALDDARPSGNWLLAGGLTPANVRAAIAAARPWGVDVSSGVESSRGVKDHNLMREFVTAARQLPPDGRAAAPSGLDAVQ
- a CDS encoding NYN domain-containing protein, with translation MANERTQLIVVDGANVVGAKPDGWWRDRAGAARRLLSKIATLTEHPGDVVVVLEGAAKAAIASDAPESDVLRVVAADGSGDDAIVRVVAQAVEADSRRSIIVVTADRELRDRVEALGAVTVGPRWLLDRVES
- a CDS encoding metal ABC transporter permease, whose translation is MTPAEFLIEPLGYDFMVRALITCVITAVVCAVLSCWLVLIGWSLMGDAVSHAVLPGVVLAYIVGAPFAVGAVLFGFLAVALIGVVRSTSRVKEDAAIGIVFTTLFAFGLVLVSVTPSQTDLNHIIFGNLLGVSRSELLQVAILAAIVLVALVLRRRDFTLYAFDPVHAHALGLRPRILGAALLGLLALTAVLALQAVGVILVVAMLIIPGATAYLLTDRFGRMLLIAPMVSATCSVTGLYLSYHLDTAPGAMVVLVQGAVFTLVYLFAPHQGVIGKRVNAFRRRAALSDIPTRAG
- a CDS encoding metal ABC transporter ATP-binding protein — protein: MTIAIEVDAVTVHYGEVLALEDVSITVRHGRICGLVGMNGSGKSTLFKTIMGLADPDRGTVRIDGGSHTAARRAGKLGYVPQSEDVDWSFPLSVHDVVMTGRYGHMGFTRRPRRADREAVAHALARVELTDLAHRQIGQLSGGQRKRAFVARGLAQGATILLLDEPFAGVDKRSEATITGVLRELAADGAAVLISTHDLHSLPNLADDAVLLMRGVLAHGDPHEVLRPENLARAFGIDVLDRDADNLPKAG
- a CDS encoding metal ABC transporter substrate-binding protein gives rise to the protein MKVWWNRFRRVQLRALAATIVVCFALTACGSDSARDGKPMVLTTFTVLADIARNVAGEHLTVESITKVGAEIHGYEPTPGDIRTAARADLILDNGLNLEAWFAQFVGDVDVEHAVVTDGVTPIAIGADAYQGKPNPHAWMSPLNVQIYVDNMVRAFEKLDPAQAADFRANGDAYKAKLRQVHTDLTTTLAVLPPNERALVTCEGAFSYLARDAGLTEKYLWAVNAEQQATPQQIASVIEFVRGNKVPAVFCESTVSDAPMQRVVEATGTRFGGTLYVDSLSEAGGPVPTYLDLIRHDAETITTALTGRQP
- a CDS encoding vWA domain-containing protein, which codes for MSNVLRKGQNAPLATSRVVVSVRTDAATDLSALLVIASGKARSDADFVFFNQPAAPGVELRAGPSAALDVSLDEVPADIAQVRAVLTSADAGATFGQFGAPAVTVEDAAGNVLYDYRIEGLGAESVVIALEFYRRDPGWKVRAVGQGYAGGFADFVTDHGISVDDEGPETVEIRTVPGEAELSPERRGRLDLRKRAVVEVLHSRNVRDVRARVVLVIDKTGSIAKQYHTEVVHRVVDRMIPIAIQLDDDGTLEAYLYALHFAKLPDVTVAGSEQWSRTYLHLTGTHGGIEYDPLGLRNDELPIMRTVIDTLRPGDEPTLVLFFTDGGFKQKREITELMREAARLPAFWQFVGLGKANYGVLGNLDEMAGRVVDNVGFFTADDIDRMDDAELYERLLGEFADWLHAARAAGIVAR
- a CDS encoding DUF3556 domain-containing protein, coding for MGFLQPDLPVVDLVEWRKGTRGERIRPMARHWAEVGFGTPIALHLFYVGKVLLYVLGAWLIALSTKGIDGFTQVGDWWSEPIVFQKVVLYTLLFEVVGLGCGFGPLNNRFFPPLGSILYWLRPGTIRLPSWPGRVPLTKGDTRTPVDAVLYAALLAVTAVTLFADGTGARPELDTTVGLLPVAPVVVILALLAVLGLRDKVIFLAARGEVYATLTVAFLFGADLIVAAKLVFVVIWMGAATSKLNKHFPFVVSTLMSNSPVLRWKPLKRKFFESFPDDLRPGRWSRVVAHSGTAVEMLAPLVLLFSPGGLPTAIAAAVLVLFHLMILTAIPMGVPLEWNVFMIFGVLSLFVAHADLGLGDLQYPLPVALLIVLIAGIVLAGNMFPRKISFLPGMRYYAGNWDTTLWCVKPSAAAKIEQNLVAVASMPQAQLARFYGKDRMEIPLFMGYAFRAMNTHGRALFTLVHRAMADGDESDYVLTDGERLCSTAVGWNFGDGHMHNEQLIAAMQRRCHFEPGEVRVVLLDAQPIHRGTQQYRLVDAATGEFERGEVRVADMVTRQPWQDDVPVRVLSDPGADREEQAREREQDAQ
- a CDS encoding YfcC family protein produces the protein MTEPSTAAPEHEKKRSFPSTFTILAGVLLAVWLLAFLIPPGAYRTDAQGRPIAGSYHRLAETKSFGARLRELFLAPVNGLYGIQDSESGQVGPDLTGELYGAAAVFLFVLATGAFITVAFATGALDRGIGALAYRLRSRTLLLIIGIMVVFALAGTVEGFAEETLGFYALLIPLMLALGYDRMTAVGVIICGAGVGVLCSTVNPFATGTASAAAEIPLGQGIVLRLAMLVVLTTATIAYVLWYARRVQADPDKSWSGWLPGDRDVKADEHQPDPMTGRQRVVLWLVALTFAFMIFSIIPWAEVIHGPEAESFAWQLDWFFPELTALFLVGAVLAGLVGGLGEARMTEAIGKGFSDFVGAGLVIVLARGVTVIMNNTQITSTVLHALEGVVTGTSSALFAIAVYLVNIPLALLIPSTSGHATLAMPVMAPLADFANVPRSLVVTAWQSASGWANLVTPTTAVVTGGLALAKVRYDRYVRFVAPLLGILFALTCLFLAVGAWIG